A genome region from Erigeron canadensis isolate Cc75 chromosome 3, C_canadensis_v1, whole genome shotgun sequence includes the following:
- the LOC122594117 gene encoding factor of DNA methylation 4-like, translating to MSQQRKQLTSSIDPELERYKRKYYEEDVVVWPWMAVVANIPKTNTGKELKDNWINQGYYPVKVTPLCLYDFRCHTGLAVVEFARNWDGFGHAMMFVKAFDINRHGREDWYEYDRRRSKDDDRRRPKDDKLYAWFAGKDDYKSSGWLGEYLRKNGDMKTISEIKKLEERKDQKFVQGLKTMLEEKGKRSEEVQNQISKTDSHIVTVMKQKEVMTENFNKDMKRMQEKANEQLKYITFEHEKSKLQLEDREKKLKAREAKNEVEKRKLEIEKRMNRMALLEQKKADERMLKLAEDQRKQKEKLHRQIIELQKKLDDKQRLELQINHMKGKLEVMKHMAEQDAEAKKKKQSIEKDLKAKKEELEDLEDLCQVLVVKERMTNDELQDARKELISGLKGQGQVGRATIGVKRMGKLDQKPFTDAGKKLGTGKDGVESMKNLAALWEKHLRDPNWHPFKAINVGEKCEEILDEEDEKIASLKMEYGEEICDAVVTALKELNEYNASGRYPLPELWNFKENRKASLKECVEYILRQWKSCKKQKH from the exons ATGAGTCAGCAAAGAAAACAACTCACAAGTAGTATTGATCCTGAGCTTGAGAGATATAAACGCAAGTATTACGAGGAAGATGTAGTTGTTTGGCCTTGGATGGCTGTTGTGGCTAATATCCCCAAGACAAATACTGGCAAAGAGCTTAAAGATAACTGGATAAACCAAGGGTACTATCCGGTAAAAGTTACGCCTTTGTGTCTGTATGACTTCCGATGTCATACAGGGCTTGCTGTCGTTGAATTCGCAAGAAATTGGGATGGCTTTGGTCATGCTATGATGTTTGTGAAGGCTTTTGACATCAACAGACATGGAAGAGAAGACTGGTATGAGTATGATAGGAGAAGGTCCAAAGATGATGATAGGAGAAGGCCCAAAGATGATAAGTTGTATGCTTGGTTTGCTGGAAAGGATGATTACAAGTCTTCCGGCTGGCTTGGTGAGTATCTGAGAAAGAACGGTGATATGAAGACTATTTCAGAAATTAAAAAActagaagaaagaaaagatcaaaagtttgtgcaaggGTTGAAAACCATGTTGGAAGAAAAGGGCAAGAGAAGTGAAGAAGTTCAGAATCAGATAAGTAAGACAGATTCACATATAGTGACTGTTATGAAGCAGAAGGAAGTGATGACCGAGAATTTTAATAAAG ATATGAAAAGGATGCAAGAGAAGGCCAATGAGCAGCTAAAGTATATTACTTTTGAGCACGAAAAGAGCAAATTGCAGTTAGAAGATCGTGAAAAGAAGCTAAAAGCACGTGAAGCCaaaaatgaagttgagaaaaggaAGCTTGAAATTGAGAAGAGAATG AATAGGATGGCACTTCTGGAACAGAAGAAGGCAGATGAAAGAATGTTGAAGCTGGCCGAAGATCAGAGG aaacaaaaagaaaaactgcACAGACAAATCATAGAGCTTCAGAAAAAACTTGATGATAAGCAGCGGTTGGAGCTACAAATCAACCATATGAAGGGAAAGTTAGAAGTGATGAAACACATGGCTGAACAAGATGCCGAAGCTAAGAAGAAAAAGCAGTCAATTGAAAAAGATCTGAAGGCAAAAAAAGAGGAACTTGAGGACTTAGAAGATCTGTGCCAAGTCTTAGTCGTAAAAGAACGAATGACCAATGATGAATTGCAGGATGCGCGTAAAGAATTAATTTCT GGTTTGAAGGGACAGGGACAAGTTGGACGTGCAACTATCGGTGTGAAGAGAATGGGTAAGCTTGATCAAAAGCCTTTTACTGATGCTGGTAAGAAACTTGGCACTGGTAAAGATGGGGTTGAGAGTATGAAAAATTTGGCGGCTTTGTGGGAGAAGCATCTGAGGGATCCAAACTGGCATCCCTTTAAGGCCATCAATGTTGGAGAGAAGTGTGAG GAGATACTCGATGAAGAAGACGAGAAGATAGCAAGCCTGAAGATGGAGTATGGCGAGGAAATATGTGATGCTGTTGTGACTGCTCTGAAAGAACTGAATGAGTACAATGCGAGTGGCAGATATCCGTTGCCAGAGCTTTGGAATTTCAAAGAGAACAGAAAGGCATCCTTGAAAGAGTGTGTTGAATATATTCTCAGGCAGTGGAAGTCatgcaaaaaacaaaaacattga